From the Pedobacter cryoconitis genome, one window contains:
- a CDS encoding Dyp-type peroxidase — protein MQESQNVTDYPNTNTIFSVWKFKANIEIKPAFENLCALVANLNHSYAVRIPDGRISCVMGIGHDAWIQLSLPTPLPKELKTFEAITGSKHTAVATPGDLHFHLRGTDMSVCFDMLTAITEILYPVADALEEIHGFRYWDGRSILGFVDGTENPIGDQRELFAIVGDEDAAFKGGSYLFIQKYLHNMQDWTKLPVEAQEKVIGRHKTSDIELPDAIKPDNSHSALAAIEDEKGNELKIVRDNMPFGNPSKNEVGTYFIAYANTFSTTHKMLERMFIGVPSGNYDRILDFSTAHTGSLFFAPSLRILKAYTADSTSD, from the coding sequence ATGCAAGAATCACAAAATGTCACTGACTACCCGAATACAAATACAATCTTCTCTGTTTGGAAATTTAAAGCGAATATAGAAATCAAACCCGCTTTCGAAAACCTTTGTGCGCTGGTCGCTAATTTAAATCATTCTTATGCAGTACGAATTCCAGACGGACGTATAAGCTGTGTAATGGGTATTGGCCATGATGCCTGGATTCAACTTTCCTTACCCACACCACTGCCTAAAGAATTGAAAACTTTCGAAGCAATTACCGGATCAAAACATACAGCCGTAGCTACTCCCGGAGACCTGCATTTTCATTTACGTGGTACGGATATGTCAGTTTGCTTTGATATGCTCACTGCTATAACAGAAATATTATACCCCGTTGCCGATGCACTGGAAGAAATACATGGCTTCAGATATTGGGATGGACGTTCTATTCTGGGCTTTGTAGATGGCACAGAAAATCCTATAGGCGACCAACGCGAATTATTTGCCATTGTCGGTGATGAGGATGCGGCCTTTAAAGGAGGAAGTTATCTTTTTATACAAAAATATCTGCACAATATGCAGGACTGGACAAAGCTGCCTGTCGAAGCACAGGAAAAAGTAATCGGGCGGCATAAGACAAGTGACATTGAGTTACCCGATGCTATAAAGCCCGATAATTCACATAGTGCTCTGGCTGCTATAGAAGATGAAAAAGGCAACGAACTGAAGATCGTAAGGGACAATATGCCTTTTGGAAATCCTTCTAAAAACGAGGTTGGCACATACTTTATTGCATATGCCAACACGTTCAGTACCACCCATAAAATGTTAGAGCGCATGTTTATAGGAGTTCCATCAGGAAATTATGACAGAATACTGGATTTTAGTACCGCCCATACAGGAAGTCTGTTCTTTGCCCCGTCATTACGAATTTTGAAAGCGTATACAGCTGATAGTACGTCGGATTAG
- a CDS encoding YdeI/OmpD-associated family protein: MDKKETETFCPASQQDWRNWLNENHSSKQAVWLIYYKKKANIPSITYSDAVDQALCFGWIDSTRKSLGEETFMQFFCRRKPNSVWSKVNKGKVQLLIDSGLMTKAGFDSIETAKQNNSWTILDEVEEVVIPIDLIREFESKSGSGEYFLSLSRSVRKSILQWLVLARRPETRQKRITEIAELAAQKLKPKQFRI; encoded by the coding sequence ATGGATAAAAAAGAGACAGAAACTTTTTGCCCGGCAAGTCAGCAAGACTGGAGAAATTGGTTAAACGAAAACCATAGCTCAAAACAAGCTGTCTGGCTTATTTATTATAAAAAGAAGGCGAATATTCCATCAATTACTTATAGCGATGCGGTTGATCAGGCACTTTGCTTTGGGTGGATCGACAGTACCAGGAAATCTCTTGGCGAGGAAACATTCATGCAGTTTTTTTGCAGGCGAAAACCAAATAGTGTCTGGTCAAAAGTTAATAAAGGAAAGGTGCAGCTATTAATTGATAGCGGATTGATGACTAAGGCGGGGTTTGACAGTATTGAAACTGCAAAACAGAATAATTCGTGGACAATTTTAGACGAGGTAGAAGAAGTTGTGATACCAATAGATCTGATCAGGGAGTTCGAAAGTAAATCAGGATCCGGTGAATATTTTTTGAGCTTAAGCAGGTCTGTAAGAAAAAGTATTTTACAATGGCTTGTTCTGGCCAGACGTCCGGAAACCAGGCAAAAAAGAATTACCGAAATAGCAGAGCTTGCAGCCCAAAAACTGAAACCCAAACAATTCAGGATTTAA